In a genomic window of Micromonospora cremea:
- the rho gene encoding transcription termination factor Rho, whose protein sequence is MSDTTDVTSDVSNVAGDATTAAPARRRRSGTGLSAMLLPELQSLAASLGISGTARMRKGELIAAISERQGGNAAGTPRPRAEVAAAAAPTREEVRETVDRPAAEGRTDQAPAEPAAETEGRSRTRRSRTTAAEARTTEARTDEAEAGERTERSENRRDRAERPERAERAERTERPERTERAERPERTERAERGDRAERGERAERGERNDRGERAERGERNDRPERSDRGERAERNERGDRNDRNDRGDRNDRGQRAERDNDDDDEGGGRRGRRSRFRDRRRGRGERAETGGDTGGREPQVSEDDVLVPVAGIIDVLDNYAFVRTTGYLAGPNDVYVSMSQIKKYGLRRGDAITGAVRAAREGGNSGDQRRDKYNPLMRLDTINGMEPEEARRRPEFYKLTPLYPQERLRLETEPHILTTRVIDLVMPIGKGQRALIQSPPKAGKTMVLQAIANAITRNNPECHLMVVLVDERPEEVTDMQRSIKGEVIAATFDRPPQDHTTVAELAIERAKRLVELGHDVVVLLDSVTRLGRSYNLAAPASGRIMSGGIDSTALYPPKRFLGAARNIENGGSLTIIATALVETGSMADTVIFEEFKGTGNAELKLDRKIADKRTFPAIDINPSGTRKEEVLLAPEELAIIHKLRKVLHSLDSQAAMDLLLDRLKQSRTNIEFLMQIAKSTPGE, encoded by the coding sequence TTGAGCGACACCACCGACGTGACGTCGGATGTTTCCAACGTCGCTGGCGATGCCACCACCGCCGCTCCCGCCCGTCGTCGGCGCAGCGGCACCGGTCTGTCGGCGATGCTGCTGCCAGAGCTGCAGAGCCTGGCTGCGTCGCTCGGCATCTCCGGCACGGCTCGCATGCGTAAGGGCGAGCTGATCGCCGCGATCTCCGAGCGGCAGGGCGGCAATGCCGCCGGTACCCCTCGACCGCGGGCCGAGGTCGCGGCCGCGGCCGCTCCGACACGCGAGGAGGTGCGGGAAACCGTGGACCGTCCGGCGGCGGAGGGACGCACCGACCAGGCGCCGGCCGAGCCGGCCGCCGAGACCGAGGGCCGCAGTCGTACCCGGCGGAGCCGGACCACCGCGGCGGAGGCGCGTACCACTGAGGCGCGTACCGACGAGGCGGAGGCCGGCGAGCGGACCGAGCGGAGCGAGAACCGCCGGGACCGGGCCGAGCGCCCGGAGCGTGCCGAGCGTGCCGAGCGCACCGAGCGCCCGGAGCGCACCGAACGTGCCGAGCGCCCGGAGCGCACCGAGCGTGCCGAGCGGGGTGACCGTGCCGAGCGGGGCGAGCGTGCCGAGCGGGGCGAGCGCAACGACCGGGGCGAGCGTGCCGAGCGGGGCGAGCGCAACGACCGGCCGGAGCGTTCCGATCGTGGCGAGCGGGCCGAGCGCAACGAGCGTGGTGACCGTAACGACCGCAACGATCGGGGCGACCGCAACGACCGTGGTCAGCGCGCCGAGCGCGACAACGACGACGATGACGAGGGCGGTGGCCGGCGTGGCCGGCGCAGCCGCTTCCGGGACCGTCGGCGCGGCCGCGGTGAGCGTGCTGAGACCGGTGGCGACACCGGTGGGCGCGAGCCGCAGGTCAGCGAGGACGACGTGCTCGTCCCGGTGGCCGGCATCATTGACGTGCTCGACAACTACGCCTTCGTGCGGACGACCGGCTACCTGGCCGGCCCGAACGACGTGTACGTCTCGATGTCCCAGATCAAGAAGTACGGCCTGCGCCGCGGTGACGCGATCACCGGTGCGGTGCGTGCGGCCCGTGAGGGCGGCAACAGCGGCGACCAGCGGCGGGACAAGTACAACCCGCTGATGCGGCTGGACACGATCAACGGGATGGAGCCGGAGGAGGCGCGGCGCCGGCCGGAGTTCTACAAGCTCACGCCGCTCTACCCGCAGGAGCGCCTGCGGTTGGAGACCGAGCCGCACATCCTGACCACCCGGGTCATCGACCTGGTCATGCCGATCGGCAAGGGCCAGCGAGCGCTCATCCAGTCGCCGCCGAAGGCCGGTAAGACGATGGTGCTCCAGGCGATCGCGAACGCGATCACCCGGAACAACCCGGAGTGCCACCTGATGGTGGTGTTGGTGGACGAGCGGCCTGAAGAGGTCACCGACATGCAGCGGTCGATCAAGGGCGAGGTCATCGCGGCCACGTTCGACCGTCCGCCGCAGGACCACACGACGGTGGCCGAGCTGGCGATCGAGCGGGCGAAGCGCCTGGTCGAGCTGGGGCACGACGTGGTCGTGCTGCTCGACTCGGTGACCCGGCTCGGTCGGTCGTACAACCTGGCGGCGCCGGCCAGCGGCCGGATCATGTCGGGTGGTATCGACTCCACCGCCCTCTACCCGCCGAAGCGCTTCCTCGGCGCGGCTCGCAACATCGAGAACGGCGGCTCGCTGACCATCATCGCCACGGCGCTGGTGGAGACCGGGTCCATGGCGGACACGGTCATCTTCGAGGAGTTCAAGGGCACCGGCAACGCGGAGCTGAAGCTGGACCGGAAGATCGCTGACAAGCGCACCTTCCCGGCCATCGACATCAACCCGTCCGGCACCCGTAAGGAAGAGGTCCTGCTCGCACCCGAGGAGCTGGCCATCATCCACAAGCTCCGGAAGGTGCTGCACTCGCTGGACTCGCAGGCGGCGATGGATCTCCTGCTGGACCGCCTCAAGCAGTCCCGCACCAACATCGAGTTCCTGATGCAGATCGCGAAGTCGACGCCGGGGGAGTAA
- the thrB gene encoding homoserine kinase, with product MPTNFSAGPVRVRVPATSANLGPGFDALGLALGLYDDLASEVTPGGVRVTVTGQGAGELPDDDRHLVVRAMRAAFDVLGAQPTGLVVECVNRIPQARGLGSSSAAIVAGVLLARALVTDGEHRLDAAAVLRLAAEIEGHPDNVAPCLLGGFTLAWSEPTGARAVSLAVADGVRPTVFVPAERGLTATARAALPATVPHGDAALTAGRAALLVHALTADPSLLVPATVDRLHQDYRAPGMPGTSALVNALRAAGVAAVVSGAGPTVLALSELPPSFRLGTDWEIWQLPIDVSGARVARGRLGHAERDPVAAGRKS from the coding sequence GTGCCGACGAACTTCAGCGCCGGGCCGGTCCGGGTCCGGGTCCCCGCGACCAGCGCCAACCTGGGCCCGGGCTTCGACGCGCTGGGTCTCGCCCTCGGGCTCTACGACGACCTGGCCTCCGAGGTGACGCCGGGCGGGGTTCGGGTGACGGTGACCGGGCAGGGTGCCGGTGAGCTGCCCGACGACGACCGGCACCTGGTGGTGCGCGCCATGCGGGCCGCCTTCGACGTGCTCGGTGCGCAGCCCACGGGGTTGGTCGTGGAGTGCGTCAACCGGATCCCGCAGGCGCGTGGGCTGGGCTCCTCGTCCGCCGCGATCGTCGCCGGTGTGTTGCTGGCCCGAGCCCTGGTCACCGATGGGGAGCACCGGCTGGACGCGGCGGCCGTGCTCCGGCTGGCCGCCGAGATCGAGGGTCATCCCGACAATGTCGCGCCGTGCCTGCTCGGCGGCTTCACGTTGGCCTGGTCCGAGCCGACCGGCGCTCGCGCGGTGTCCCTGGCGGTCGCCGACGGGGTGCGGCCGACGGTTTTCGTGCCGGCGGAGCGGGGGCTGACCGCGACCGCTCGGGCCGCGTTGCCGGCCACCGTGCCGCATGGCGACGCCGCGTTGACCGCCGGGCGGGCGGCGCTGCTGGTGCACGCGCTGACCGCGGACCCGTCGCTGCTGGTGCCCGCCACCGTCGACCGCCTCCATCAGGACTATCGGGCTCCGGGGATGCCGGGCACGTCGGCCCTGGTCAACGCGTTGCGAGCGGCCGGTGTGGCGGCTGTTGTCAGTGGGGCGGGGCCGACCGTGCTGGCGCTCAGCGAGCTACCGCCGAGCTTCCGGCTGGGAACAGACTGGGAGATCTGGCAGTTACCGATAGACGTCAGCGGTGCGCGGGTTGCCCGGGGTAGACTTGGACACGCCGAGCGGGACCCTGTTGCCGCAGGTCGGAAGAGTTGA
- a CDS encoding efflux RND transporter permease subunit — protein MSLLARFSLANRGLVALIAVVTTAFGAFAVPSLKQQLLPSLEFPAAFIVAAYPGAGPEIVESQVTEPIENALQGIPGLDQVTSTSREGAATVQVLYEFGTDLDDVVNKMQTALSRIDAQLPESVDPQVIAGSTDDLPAVVLAATGAADERALAEKLRATVVPELEGIEGVRTVEVTGTRDDVVVVTPDPAKLAAAKLQPTAIGTALKTNGVSVPAGAVTDGGLALPVQVGTPVATLDDLRGIVVAPGAAPVRLGDVATVEQQLAPATAITRTNGKDSLGIAVTAAPDGNAVEISHEIRDRLADLKDASGAELTVAFDQAPFVEKSIESLTTEGLLGLLMAVIVILVFLLSVRSTVVTAVSIPLSVLVALIALWIGDYSLNLLTLGALTIAVGRVVDDSIVVLENIKRHLEYGEEKRHAIITGVREVAGAVTASTLTTVAVFAPIALVGGFVGQLFAPFAITVTVALLASLLVSLTVIPVLAYWFLKPRGGTPDDEAVRRVAEEKELRSPLQRAYLPVIGFATRKRSTRWITVGLGLLVLFGTFGLAQKLETNFLDDSGQDTLSFRQELPAGSGLAATDAAAKQVETVLGRTDGVETYQVTAGGGDNPWAGGGGNNVASWSVALDGDTDAKQMREVLRKEFDTLGTGLGEISFGGGQDASTSQLEVIVQASDPEVLTRAAEAARTAMAGVPDVEDVSTSLADRVPRVDVSVDRVAAGRVGLTEAAVGQLVSQAFRGAPLGQVTLDGQQQNVVLRLGTRPPVSVEELRALPVGPVKLGDIATVTQGEGPQQVTRIDGERSVSVTGTATGSNLGATSQELQKRLDAIDVPGASLTIGGVSADQADAFGDLGLAVLAAIAIVFLIMVATFRSLTQALVLLISIPFAATGAIGLLLVTGTPLGVPALIGVLMLVGIVVTNAIVLLDLINQYRAQGMGVRDAVVEGGRRRLRPILMTAVATIFALLPMALGLTGEGGFISQPLAVVVIGGLLSSTLLTLILVPTLYTMVEHTKESLRERRRRRRSGDAPLTGPTDPETAEPASPNKVAVPSGAPAATHAEGARQAGRPAPSGALVEGTDQFEVLRLPRSRTSPLPPTEPTE, from the coding sequence ATGTCGCTGCTCGCCAGATTCAGCCTCGCCAACCGAGGGCTGGTCGCCCTCATCGCGGTGGTGACCACGGCGTTCGGAGCGTTCGCCGTACCGTCGCTGAAGCAGCAACTGCTGCCGTCGCTCGAATTCCCGGCCGCGTTCATCGTGGCCGCCTATCCCGGCGCCGGACCCGAGATCGTCGAGTCGCAGGTGACCGAGCCGATCGAGAACGCGCTCCAGGGCATTCCCGGGCTGGATCAGGTCACGTCGACCTCCCGCGAGGGGGCGGCGACCGTCCAGGTGCTGTACGAGTTCGGCACCGACCTGGACGACGTGGTCAACAAGATGCAGACCGCGCTGAGCCGGATCGACGCCCAGCTCCCGGAGAGCGTCGACCCGCAGGTCATCGCGGGCAGCACCGACGACCTGCCGGCGGTGGTGCTGGCGGCGACCGGCGCCGCGGACGAGCGGGCGCTCGCCGAGAAGCTGCGCGCGACGGTGGTGCCGGAGCTGGAGGGCATCGAGGGGGTCCGTACGGTCGAGGTGACCGGGACCCGCGACGACGTCGTGGTGGTCACCCCGGACCCGGCCAAGCTGGCTGCGGCGAAGCTCCAGCCGACCGCGATCGGCACCGCGCTGAAGACCAACGGCGTGTCGGTGCCGGCCGGTGCGGTGACCGACGGTGGCCTGGCCCTGCCGGTGCAGGTCGGCACTCCGGTCGCCACCCTCGACGATTTGCGCGGCATCGTGGTCGCCCCCGGCGCCGCCCCGGTCCGTCTCGGTGACGTGGCGACCGTCGAGCAGCAGCTCGCCCCGGCCACCGCGATCACCCGGACCAACGGCAAGGACAGCCTCGGCATCGCGGTCACGGCGGCGCCGGACGGCAACGCCGTGGAGATCTCGCACGAGATCCGGGACCGGCTGGCTGACCTGAAGGACGCCTCCGGCGCCGAGCTGACCGTGGCCTTCGACCAGGCGCCGTTCGTCGAGAAGTCGATCGAGTCGCTGACCACCGAGGGCCTGCTGGGCCTGCTGATGGCGGTCATCGTCATCCTGGTCTTCCTGCTGTCGGTGCGGTCGACCGTGGTCACCGCGGTCTCCATCCCGCTCTCCGTGCTGGTCGCCCTGATCGCCCTGTGGATCGGTGACTACTCGCTCAACCTGCTCACCCTCGGCGCGCTGACCATCGCGGTCGGTCGGGTGGTGGACGACTCGATCGTGGTGTTGGAGAACATCAAACGACACCTGGAGTACGGCGAGGAGAAGCGGCACGCGATCATCACCGGCGTCCGCGAGGTGGCCGGCGCGGTGACCGCGTCCACCCTCACCACGGTCGCGGTGTTCGCGCCGATCGCGCTGGTCGGCGGGTTCGTCGGGCAGCTCTTCGCGCCGTTCGCGATCACCGTGACGGTGGCCCTGCTCGCGTCGCTGCTGGTGTCGCTGACCGTGATTCCGGTGCTGGCGTACTGGTTCCTCAAGCCGCGCGGGGGCACCCCGGACGACGAGGCGGTGCGGCGCGTCGCGGAGGAGAAGGAGCTGCGCAGCCCGTTGCAGCGGGCGTACCTCCCGGTGATCGGGTTCGCCACCCGCAAGCGGTCCACCCGCTGGATCACCGTCGGGCTCGGCCTGCTGGTGCTCTTCGGCACCTTCGGTCTGGCTCAGAAGCTGGAGACCAACTTCCTGGACGACTCCGGTCAGGACACGCTCAGCTTCCGGCAGGAACTGCCGGCGGGTAGCGGCCTGGCCGCCACCGACGCGGCGGCCAAGCAGGTCGAGACGGTGCTCGGGCGTACCGACGGGGTCGAGACGTACCAGGTGACCGCGGGTGGCGGGGACAACCCGTGGGCCGGCGGCGGTGGCAACAACGTCGCGTCCTGGTCCGTGGCACTCGACGGGGACACCGACGCGAAGCAGATGCGTGAGGTGCTGCGCAAGGAGTTCGACACCCTCGGCACCGGGCTGGGCGAGATCAGCTTCGGCGGCGGGCAGGACGCTTCGACCAGCCAGCTGGAGGTGATCGTCCAGGCCAGCGACCCGGAGGTGCTGACCAGGGCGGCCGAGGCGGCCCGGACGGCGATGGCCGGGGTCCCGGACGTCGAGGACGTCTCCACCAGCCTGGCCGACCGGGTGCCGCGCGTCGACGTGTCCGTCGACCGGGTCGCTGCCGGTCGGGTCGGGCTCACCGAGGCCGCAGTGGGTCAGCTCGTCTCGCAGGCGTTCCGCGGGGCGCCGCTGGGCCAGGTCACGCTCGACGGTCAGCAGCAGAACGTGGTGCTGCGGCTGGGCACGCGGCCGCCGGTGTCGGTGGAGGAGCTGCGGGCGCTGCCGGTGGGTCCGGTCAAGCTGGGCGACATCGCGACCGTGACCCAGGGCGAGGGGCCGCAACAGGTCACCCGGATCGACGGTGAGCGCAGTGTTTCGGTGACCGGCACGGCGACCGGCTCGAACCTGGGCGCGACAAGCCAGGAGCTGCAGAAGCGGCTGGACGCCATCGACGTGCCGGGCGCGAGCCTGACCATCGGCGGGGTCAGCGCGGACCAGGCGGACGCCTTCGGCGACCTGGGCCTGGCGGTGCTGGCCGCGATCGCGATCGTGTTCCTGATCATGGTGGCCACGTTCCGCAGCCTCACCCAGGCGCTGGTCCTGCTGATCTCCATCCCGTTCGCGGCGACCGGCGCGATCGGCCTGCTGCTGGTCACCGGGACGCCGCTGGGCGTGCCGGCGTTGATCGGCGTGCTGATGCTGGTCGGCATCGTGGTGACCAACGCGATCGTGCTGCTCGACCTGATCAACCAGTACCGGGCCCAGGGCATGGGGGTCCGGGACGCGGTGGTCGAGGGCGGCCGGCGCCGGCTGCGCCCGATCCTGATGACGGCGGTCGCGACCATCTTCGCGCTGCTGCCGATGGCGCTCGGGCTGACCGGCGAGGGTGGCTTCATCTCCCAGCCGCTGGCTGTCGTGGTGATCGGTGGACTGCTCAGTTCGACGCTGCTGACGCTGATCCTGGTGCCGACGCTGTACACGATGGTGGAACACACCAAGGAGTCGCTGCGGGAGCGGCGCCGCCGGCGGCGCTCCGGCGATGCGCCGCTGACCGGGCCGACCGACCCGGAGACCGCCGAGCCGGCCAGCCCGAACAAGGTGGCGGTGCCGTCCGGTGCACCGGCGGCGACGCACGCCGAGGGTGCGCGGCAGGCAGGGCGGCCCGCGCCGTCGGGCGCGCTGGTGGAGGGCACGGACCAGTTCGAGGTGCTGCGGCTGCCCCGCAGCCGCACCTCGCCGCTGCCCCCCACCGAGCCGACCGAGTAG
- a CDS encoding MFS transporter yields the protein MTSTLSVLTGNRSFRNLFLAELVVFGADWFVMVPLLVLLPQLTGSGVWGALVLAVDTGIVALLLPYTGTVADRFDRRKVMIAANVAALAGVLLLLGVRDAGTAWLALVAIGVVAVAKAFYSPAAQAALPNVLEPHELAAGNAVAGSAWGTMTVVGASLGGVLSSAVGPYACFWVAAVGLALAAGLAARIRRPLQAPRDVDLPAQRTWPAVREALVYIGHRPRVLALVTVKSAVGLGNGVLTVFPLLASVYGVGSLGAGLLFAVRGAGALVGPILMRRVLTNRSWLLPGLALSMSLYGLSYLGASVVRWFPLVLLLVFVAHFAGGSNWVMSNFALQGEVPDRLRGRVFATDMMLATLAISVSQLAVALVVDVVDERVVLAGCGLVTLVYAVGWRIATRRLSLTDPAAEPVPDPAG from the coding sequence GTGACGTCCACCCTGTCGGTCCTGACCGGCAACCGGAGCTTTCGCAACCTCTTCCTCGCTGAGCTGGTCGTCTTCGGCGCCGACTGGTTCGTCATGGTGCCGCTGCTGGTGCTGCTGCCCCAGTTGACCGGCAGCGGGGTCTGGGGTGCGCTGGTGCTGGCGGTGGACACCGGCATCGTGGCACTGCTGCTGCCGTACACCGGCACGGTGGCCGACCGGTTCGACCGGCGCAAGGTCATGATCGCTGCGAACGTGGCGGCGCTGGCGGGCGTACTGCTGCTGCTCGGCGTCCGGGACGCCGGGACGGCGTGGCTGGCGCTGGTGGCGATCGGCGTGGTCGCGGTCGCCAAGGCGTTCTACTCGCCGGCCGCCCAGGCCGCGCTGCCCAACGTGCTGGAACCGCACGAGCTGGCCGCCGGCAACGCGGTGGCCGGCTCGGCCTGGGGCACCATGACCGTGGTCGGCGCCTCGCTCGGCGGCGTGCTCAGCTCGGCCGTCGGCCCGTACGCCTGCTTCTGGGTGGCGGCGGTGGGCCTGGCGCTGGCCGCGGGCCTCGCCGCGCGGATCCGCCGGCCGTTGCAGGCGCCCCGGGACGTCGACCTTCCGGCCCAGCGGACCTGGCCGGCGGTACGCGAGGCGCTCGTCTACATCGGGCACCGGCCGCGGGTCCTGGCGCTGGTCACGGTGAAGTCGGCGGTCGGCCTGGGCAACGGGGTGTTGACGGTGTTTCCGCTGCTCGCCAGCGTGTACGGGGTCGGCTCGCTGGGCGCCGGCCTGCTCTTCGCGGTACGCGGGGCGGGGGCCCTGGTGGGGCCCATCCTGATGCGTCGGGTGCTGACCAACCGGTCGTGGCTGCTGCCCGGGCTCGCGCTGTCCATGTCGCTGTACGGCCTGTCCTACCTGGGTGCGTCGGTGGTCCGCTGGTTCCCGCTGGTGCTGCTGCTGGTCTTCGTGGCGCACTTCGCGGGCGGCAGCAACTGGGTGATGTCGAACTTCGCCCTGCAGGGCGAGGTGCCGGACCGGTTGCGTGGTCGCGTCTTCGCCACCGACATGATGCTCGCTACGCTCGCCATCTCGGTGAGCCAGCTGGCGGTGGCCCTGGTGGTGGACGTGGTGGACGAGCGGGTGGTGCTGGCCGGCTGCGGGCTGGTCACCCTCGTGTACGCGGTCGGCTGGCGGATCGCCACCCGCCGGCTCTCGCTCACCGACCCGGCCGCCGAACCGGTTCCGGACCCGGCCGGCTAG
- a CDS encoding homoserine dehydrogenase, with protein sequence MRLALLGCGTVGQEVVRLLHEQGTDLAARIGAPLEIAGIAVRRLGRDRGDLPIDPTLFTTDALGLIKRDDVDVVIEVVGGIEPARSWLVEALRAGKSVVTANKALLAEDGVALHDAAAEGGGDLYYEASVAGAIPLLRPLRESLHGDRINRVTGIVNGTTNFILSAMDATGAGFTEALEEATELGYAEADPTADVEGFDAAAKAAILASLAFHTRVGAADVHREGITEVTAADVASAQAMGCTIKLLCIAARGVDPAGRETVSVRVHPAMIPRSHPLASVGDAFNAVFVEADAAGELMFYGRGAGGAPTASAVLGDVVAVARNRLAGVRAASESAYADLAVRPMGEALTRYHVSLDVADRPGVLAAVAGVFARHDVSIATVRQGSAGGSPGRDGDAELVIVTHVAPDAALAATVDELRGLDIVRSVTSVLRVEGGV encoded by the coding sequence GTGCGCTTGGCGCTGCTCGGCTGTGGCACGGTCGGCCAGGAGGTGGTCCGGCTGCTGCACGAGCAGGGCACGGACCTGGCCGCCCGGATCGGCGCTCCGCTGGAGATCGCCGGCATCGCCGTCCGTCGGCTCGGCCGCGACCGCGGTGACCTGCCGATCGACCCGACCCTGTTCACCACCGACGCGCTCGGCCTGATCAAGCGCGACGACGTGGATGTCGTGATCGAGGTGGTCGGCGGCATCGAGCCGGCCCGCAGCTGGCTGGTCGAGGCGCTGCGTGCCGGCAAGAGCGTGGTCACCGCCAACAAGGCGCTGCTCGCCGAGGACGGCGTGGCGCTGCACGACGCGGCGGCCGAGGGTGGTGGCGACCTCTACTACGAGGCATCCGTGGCCGGGGCGATCCCGCTGCTGCGCCCGCTGCGCGAGTCGCTGCACGGTGACCGGATCAACCGGGTCACCGGCATCGTCAACGGCACCACCAACTTCATCCTCTCCGCCATGGACGCCACCGGCGCCGGCTTCACCGAGGCGCTGGAGGAGGCCACCGAGCTGGGGTACGCGGAGGCCGACCCGACCGCCGACGTGGAGGGCTTCGACGCGGCGGCCAAAGCGGCGATCCTCGCCTCGCTGGCGTTCCACACCCGGGTCGGCGCCGCCGACGTGCACCGGGAGGGGATCACCGAGGTGACCGCCGCGGACGTGGCCAGCGCGCAGGCGATGGGCTGCACGATCAAGCTGCTCTGCATCGCGGCCCGGGGTGTCGACCCGGCCGGCCGGGAGACGGTCAGCGTCCGGGTGCACCCCGCGATGATCCCGCGCAGCCACCCGCTGGCCAGCGTCGGCGACGCGTTCAACGCGGTCTTCGTGGAGGCGGACGCGGCCGGGGAGCTGATGTTCTACGGCCGGGGCGCGGGTGGCGCGCCGACCGCCAGCGCGGTGCTCGGCGACGTCGTGGCGGTGGCCCGCAACCGGCTCGCCGGGGTGCGTGCGGCCAGCGAGAGCGCGTACGCCGACCTGGCGGTCCGGCCGATGGGCGAGGCGCTGACCCGCTACCACGTCAGCCTGGACGTGGCCGACCGTCCGGGTGTGCTGGCCGCGGTGGCCGGTGTGTTCGCCCGGCACGACGTGTCGATCGCGACCGTGCGGCAGGGTTCCGCCGGCGGCTCGCCCGGCCGGGACGGCGACGCCGAGCTGGTGATCGTCACCCACGTGGCGCCCGACGCCGCGCTCGCCGCGACCGTGGACGAGCTGCGCGGCCTGGACATCGTGCGGTCGGTGACCAGCGTGCTGCGGGTCGAGGGCGGGGTGTGA
- the thrC gene encoding threonine synthase, producing the protein MWRGLIEAYRDRLPVTAATPVVTLHEGNTPLLPAPVLSARIGCDVHLKVEGANPTGSFKDRGMTLAVSKAVEAGNKAIICASTGNTSASAAAYAARAGLTCAVLVPQGKIALGKLAQALVHGAKLLQVNGNFDDCLATAAKLAQDYPVALVNSVNIDRLHGQKTAAFEIVEALGDAPDIHCLPVGNAGNISAYWMGYAEEHAAGTTTRAPKMYGFQAAGAAPIVTGQVVPEPSTIATAIRIGNPASWTRALDARDASGGLIAAVTDREILSAYRLLAREVGVFVELGSAASVAGLLQQAAAGAIPAGSTVVCTVTGHGLKDPEWAISTAPAPVTIANDPLAAARALDLV; encoded by the coding sequence ATGTGGCGGGGTCTGATCGAGGCGTACCGGGACCGGCTGCCGGTCACCGCGGCCACGCCCGTCGTCACGCTGCACGAGGGGAACACCCCGCTGCTGCCCGCGCCGGTGCTCTCCGCCCGGATCGGGTGCGACGTGCACCTCAAGGTGGAGGGGGCCAACCCGACCGGCTCGTTCAAGGACCGCGGGATGACCCTCGCGGTCTCCAAGGCGGTCGAGGCCGGCAACAAGGCCATCATCTGCGCCTCCACCGGCAACACCAGCGCCTCCGCCGCCGCGTACGCGGCACGGGCCGGGCTGACCTGCGCGGTGCTGGTGCCGCAGGGCAAGATCGCGCTGGGCAAGCTGGCCCAGGCGCTGGTGCACGGCGCCAAGCTGCTCCAGGTGAACGGCAACTTCGACGACTGCCTGGCGACGGCCGCCAAGCTCGCCCAGGACTATCCGGTCGCGCTGGTCAACTCGGTCAACATCGACCGGCTGCACGGGCAGAAGACGGCCGCCTTCGAGATCGTCGAGGCGCTCGGTGACGCGCCCGACATCCACTGCCTGCCGGTCGGCAACGCCGGCAACATCTCCGCCTACTGGATGGGGTACGCGGAGGAGCACGCCGCCGGCACCACCACCCGGGCGCCGAAGATGTACGGCTTCCAGGCCGCCGGCGCGGCGCCGATCGTCACCGGTCAGGTGGTGCCGGAGCCGTCGACCATCGCCACCGCGATCCGGATCGGCAACCCGGCGAGCTGGACCAGGGCGCTGGACGCGCGGGACGCCTCGGGTGGCCTGATCGCGGCGGTGACCGACCGGGAGATCCTGTCCGCGTACCGGCTGCTCGCCCGCGAGGTGGGGGTCTTCGTCGAGCTGGGCAGCGCGGCCAGCGTGGCCGGTCTGCTCCAGCAGGCCGCGGCGGGCGCGATCCCGGCCGGTTCGACGGTGGTCTGCACGGTGACCGGTCACGGCCTCAAGGACCCGGAATGGGCGATCTCGACCGCGCCGGCCCCGGTGACCATCGCGAACGACCCGCTGGCCGCGGCCCGCGCCCTCGATCTGGTCTGA